The genome window TATTTTACCGTTTACACTACTTTCTTTTTTTACAACCAGTCCTGATAGGTTATTTTGTTTTAAACCTGCGATATCAAATCCAGGAGAAGAGTTGTAATCACCCGGATAAGTATATCTTAGGTTATTTTTTTTGCCATCACTACCATACGTTAACGCATTTGAAAGCTGATAGCTGTTATTTTTATTATAAGTGAAAATACTATTTTGTATAATAGCCGGACCAGCCACCTCACCAGTATAGGTAAAGGTCGTATCTATTTCGCCGGTTTTCATTTGCCATTCTGTTACCCCTCTGTAAGTTGCGCTGGAAAAACTTCCGGGAGTAGGATTAGTCCCGAATTTTATCCCAAAAACATCATTGAAATTGGTTTCATATCCAGTATATAAGAATGCTTTAGAATGAACAGGCCGATACTTACCAGCACTGCGGTATTCATAATCCCGTTTAATAAGTAGCAAATCTGAACGCCAGTCTGCTTTTGCTGATGAAGCAAAAGGATAAACATTAACACCATCATTATCCGTTTCTGAATGAGAATAAGTATACTCAGTCTTTTGCGACAGTGATGTTTCATCCATATATTCAGTAATATTTTTATACTTTAATGTCTGCCCATCACCATTGACCAGTGGCACCGTGCTCTGAGAAACAATCCTGGTAACCCCAGTTCCTCCACCTATATTGCCACATGAAATTTTGAAAGCGTGAATAGGAATATTTTGTATCCTTCCACTTGAATATAGTCCATCTTGAAAATTATTGTAATTGAAAGATCTGCTAAGGGTTTTACCAAGTCCATCACTACTCACGATTTTCTTCACTCTTAGCCCCCCAACAATCATACGATTAGTTATAGCCGCATTTTCTTCCTCCCAGTCAAATGACACAAAAAACTCTGCATCAGGATTTTCAAAAGCATTATTAATAATTGTAGTAATTTTATAGCTTCCCTGTGGCAGCGTCAAGTAGCTTTCTGGTACATTCAAAGCAATGAGTATACTCTTATCTGTAATCCCTTGTATTGTTGTCACTAAAGGACAGTCAAAGGTGTTAAAATCCTTACATCCTGTATAACGGAAGTGAACAGTAGTAGGGTGTAAACCTACATTGAATGTTTTCTCATAAGCATTGGTCGTTCCTGGACTTAGATATTGGTAACTCTTCAGCAACAGATCTGATTTCTGGTCTAATCCTGAAAGCTCAAAACCGCTCACGTCACCACCGCCAATGTTAATTTTATTTACACGATTTGTTTCATAAGTATAAGTCGTCTTACCGCCGGTTGGATAAATGATGGAATTCAAAATACCAACCTGATTGGTTAATGTATCGACTTTTCTGTCCGCACCCGGTAAGTAACCGCCGCCATTGGGATTCCCATTTATAAAAGTGGATCTGACCCTCGGAGTTAAATGGATTCCATTCTCAATTTTGTTATAATAACCCCAATAATCCTGTGAACTTGATAACCTGTTTGGCAGGCCAGAGGTATTATATTCAAACTTATGACTGTATTTCTCATTCAGCGTCCCGTTAATTTCATCAAGTGATGAGAGGTAAAGTCTGTATTGTGCGACAACATTTGCATCTCCACCAGTTATTACAGGTATATCAAGATGCAGGTTTTCATCACTAAACCAATATCCAGTATTAAATTTAAAGGCCTTTAAAAGCTTATTATTTTTATTTTTGACTAAGATGCTGTCTAATGCAGCCGGGCCGCCTATAATATCTGTTCTTTGTACTGTATTGGCCTTGAAATAAACATCCCCTCCGGCAAATGAAATCTTCTCCAGCACGTTCTTTGAACCATATTGGACATAGTACGACCAACTAGACATACTACCACCGACAACAGCTTCACAGCCGCTTGTTCCTGCATAGTCTTTAGACTCTCCTCCTCTACCAAAATTGATTATTGATTTATCAGCGCTATAATAATATTTTATACTTTTACCCGCAACACTTTTTAAGTCCATAATCTGCCAGGAGGTAGTGTGAGGTGGTGTACTTCCACCAGGATTCTGAGGTACTGTGGCCATACCATCGCTAAAGTTTACGCTCGTGGTACTCGAAAAATCCTCATATCCAGTTCTTGTATTATCTTCAGATTTCCCGAAATAACATTTTGTTCCGTCAGGAAGTGTTAGTATAAATTGTATTATTTTATTATCACTATTAACGCTATAATCTATTTTAACCGGACTAAGTGGCATTTGTACAAATGTTCGAGCTGTTTGATCGAAGTAAAACTTGCCAGAAAATCCCATTGCAGAGAAATAGTAAATGTCTGGTTCAACATCCAGAATATTTTCATAGATGTCATGATTAGCTAAGTATTTTTCAGCGCTATTATCTGCGTAACCCAGAACCTTTTTTATAGTTCTATCCGCGTACATTACCCCATTATTACTCATATCGTCAGGTAATCCGTGCACTACACGGTACAAGCTGCTTCCAGTATTCAGGTTCCAGCCTAATCCTGCCCATGTAGCAACTTCTTCGACCTTAATTCCTGATGCGTTATAAGATAAATTTAAAGGTACCTCTAACTCCCCTGATCGAACTGTGTATAATGGAATACTGATTACAGGAACTCCTGATGAATATGACATTGGGAATTCAATATATTTCCCAAGCGCTGAAACTTCGGGAGAGGGTGGGATAATATTACTGAAATTAAATTTATCTATTCCCTGTGCAGTCGTATCAAAACCAAGAAAAAATGTGATAACAGAAAAGATTACGAATTTAAATGTGATTGGGTAATGCCATGAAAGCTTTGAGACCATTATTTTTAACTTTAATTTATTTATCAGAATAAAAATGATATCATATTCTTAAAATAAACCACATGATGTTTTAAGATATAAATATTAAGTAATATTAATCATAATTACGAAACAACAAGCATGACAACAAAAAATTACAAAATAAAAATATTACTTTTCATTCAGCCCTGCTGGTAACGCAATCTCATCCATATTCGCAAGAATTGCGTTTTCAATTAACACGATCCTTTGCTTTAACAAACTGGCCATTTCTGCTGTAGGTGCAATATTAAAAGGGTAACAACCTGTAACAGAAAAACCTCCCTCCACATTCGAAATCCATTTCTTAGCCAGATCAACATAATCCGCAAGTACATGAACCGTATTTTTAGGTCCGTAAATATCGAGGTACATAGGTGGAAGATCACCTACAACTACCCATAGAAAGTTATCATCTTTACTTGCTGAATTATTAATTTCATATAAAAAGACACATAGCTTCTCCCCTAAATTGAAATACAGAGAAGATCCGATAACAGCCTTACACCAGGGAAATCCTTTGATATATTGAGTTGCGCGCTCCTGCATCAGGATCACTTCACAATAAAAGTCAAGGTTTTCTTGTAATTCAGTTGTTTTTATTGGGTAGATCATATTTAGCGTGAAGATAAGAATCGCCCGTTAAAAGTCCCAGTTTCCGTCCCCTTTATAGGAATAATAACAGGAAATAAACATCATAATTATTCCAATCGCTATAAAACCAAACTCTATATATTCAGAAGACTTATTGTCGAGAATGAACTTTTTACAATCCTCTTTCTTATAAATAACTTTGACAAACTCTCCTTTTCTATACGCTGAAGGCATTGTTCCCAGTGAATACTCTTCCTCCACACGAACTCCATCCAATGTTTCATAACTCACAATCGGATAATAACTCCGTCCGCTCAGTACAATATCAGAAACAACCCCGGCAGTTTTGACTCCTGACTTTTTATAGCACTTGCGGTCAAAAACTTTAAAAAGGCCAAAACCAGCTAACAATAAACCCATAATTAATAAATACACCATTTGATTATCTGTATTAAAAACCTCAATATCAATTTATTACGTTAATACCACTATTAGACAGGTAAACGTTTCCCAATATACCATTTAAACGATAATAAAGCCGTTCATACAGGGAGTTATTTACGTTAAAATAAATTAATCATCACGAAAATTAACACATGGATCCTACCCTCTTTGAAAAGGTATTTATCCCTGTTATTAGTTTGTCCGTTCCTGATTTTGCTTTACAATGGTGGATAAACACTTAAATTAAAACAGGAATGGAAAGACCAAGAAAAAGATCACAAACAGGGCGCGTTCCCCTTTATGAAGAGCACTTAAAAAGGATCAAGTCATAAACTTGTGAAGCAGGCTCTTTTTTAAGGATAAATTTTGACACGCTCAACAGAAAGTCGTTGCTATCACGGATGCTCTTATGCCTGTGGATTTGCGCTGACACCTTTCAATTTGCATGGGAATGACTCAGCCGAAACAAGGCCGGGCTGTTGGTAAATAAATTCAAAATAGCTAAATAATAAAGCTATACCGGCCGGGTACTGCCTGAGTAGTGCCTGAGTACTCGTTAGGGTAAGAGCAATGCTAAAGTAACGCGAGAGCATGGCAAGTCCAAGTCAAAACAACTAGTTGAAATCAATTGGACTTGCTATAGTTAAAGCCTGTTCTCAACCT of Pedobacter cryoconitis contains these proteins:
- a CDS encoding DUF3592 domain-containing protein, which translates into the protein MVYLLIMGLLLAGFGLFKVFDRKCYKKSGVKTAGVVSDIVLSGRSYYPIVSYETLDGVRVEEEYSLGTMPSAYRKGEFVKVIYKKEDCKKFILDNKSSEYIEFGFIAIGIIMMFISCYYSYKGDGNWDF